The proteins below are encoded in one region of Fibrella aestuarina BUZ 2:
- a CDS encoding aldehyde dehydrogenase family protein → MIAQEPLTDLSATLQTAFDRLRQHAPTMAQTTARERIDRLKRLMHWIDTNKPAIYEAMYADYRKPTAEVDLGELAALMGELRYTIKHLKQWMKPQRVPTPLSMVGTSGYLKYEPKGVVLVMAPWNYPFNLLVGPLATALSAGNVCMLKPSELTPHTAALMNRMIADLFSPDEVVLVEGGPDVAQAMLALPFNHIFFTGSPALGKVVMAAAAKHLASVTLELGGKSPFLVDETADLSKTAEILAWSKYFNNGQTCIAPDYVLVQESVKTPLINAVQKAVERMYGTDANARATSDSYARIVNNRHFERVKSLIDDAVQKGATIRLGGRTNAADNYVEPTLIDGVTDDMRIMQEEIFGPVLPIVGVRNLDEALAQINSRDKPLALYIHSRNQQTINQVLNQTSAGDTVINDALLHFSNPELPFGGVNNSGIGSYHGYFGFQELSHRRGVLRRDFGTMKFLFPPYTDRVKKLIGWAVKYF, encoded by the coding sequence ATGATCGCGCAAGAGCCTCTCACCGACCTATCGGCTACCCTGCAAACGGCCTTCGACCGCCTGCGGCAACACGCCCCCACGATGGCGCAAACCACCGCCCGCGAACGCATCGACCGGCTCAAGCGCCTGATGCACTGGATAGACACCAACAAACCGGCCATTTACGAGGCGATGTATGCCGATTACCGCAAGCCAACCGCCGAGGTCGATCTGGGCGAACTGGCTGCGCTGATGGGCGAACTGCGGTACACGATCAAGCACCTGAAGCAATGGATGAAGCCGCAACGGGTACCTACGCCCCTATCGATGGTCGGCACGAGCGGGTATCTGAAGTACGAACCCAAAGGCGTGGTGCTGGTGATGGCCCCGTGGAACTACCCCTTCAATCTGTTGGTGGGGCCGCTGGCCACAGCCCTGTCGGCGGGCAATGTGTGTATGCTGAAACCGTCGGAGCTGACGCCCCATACGGCTGCCCTCATGAACCGCATGATCGCCGACCTGTTTTCGCCTGATGAGGTGGTGCTGGTTGAAGGTGGGCCCGACGTGGCGCAGGCTATGCTCGCCCTGCCGTTCAACCACATTTTCTTCACGGGTAGCCCTGCATTGGGCAAAGTGGTGATGGCTGCCGCCGCCAAACACCTGGCCTCGGTCACGCTTGAACTAGGCGGTAAATCGCCGTTTCTGGTTGACGAAACGGCAGATCTGTCCAAAACGGCCGAGATTCTGGCCTGGTCGAAGTATTTTAACAACGGCCAAACCTGCATCGCGCCCGATTACGTGCTGGTGCAGGAGTCGGTGAAAACGCCGCTCATCAATGCCGTGCAGAAGGCCGTCGAGCGCATGTATGGGACCGACGCTAACGCCCGCGCCACCTCCGACAGCTACGCCCGGATCGTGAACAACCGCCATTTTGAGCGCGTGAAGAGCCTGATCGACGATGCCGTGCAGAAAGGCGCGACCATCCGCCTCGGTGGCCGTACCAACGCCGCCGACAACTACGTGGAGCCCACGCTCATCGACGGGGTTACCGACGACATGCGGATCATGCAGGAAGAGATTTTCGGGCCCGTGCTGCCCATCGTGGGCGTTCGGAATCTGGACGAGGCCCTGGCGCAGATCAACAGCCGCGACAAACCGCTGGCGCTTTACATTCACAGCCGCAATCAGCAAACGATCAACCAGGTGCTGAACCAGACATCGGCGGGCGACACGGTGATCAACGATGCTTTGCTGCATTTCTCGAACCCCGAATTACCGTTTGGCGGGGTCAACAACAGCGGCATTGGCAGCTACCACGGTTACTTTGGTTTTCAGGAATTGTCGCACCGCCGGGGGGTACTTCGCCGCGACTTCGGCACCATGAAATTCCTCTTCCCGCCCTACACCGACCGCGTCAAAAAACTCATTGGCTGGGCCGTGAAGTACTTTTAG
- the fbaA gene encoding class II fructose-bisphosphate aldolase, giving the protein MSEVATRFAPGVVTGDQVSEIFRHANENDYALPAVNVVGTSSVNAVLETAKAVNSPVIIQFSNGGGIFYAGKALSNEGQKAAIAGSISGALHVHQMAALYGVPVILHTDHCAKKLLPWIDGLLDASEKHFDQTGKPLYSSHMLDLSEEPIEENIEISCKYFERMAKMGMTLEIELGVTGGEEDGVDNSDVDDSKLYTQPSEVAYAYEHLSKISPNFTIAAAFGNVHGVYKPGNVKLSPIILKNSQDYIQQNFGTGPLPVNFVFHGGSGSSREEIREAIQYGAIKMNIDTDMQWSTWEGVLNYYKAKEGYLQSQLGNPEGADSPNKKYYDPRVWLRKGEESMVARLKTAFEDLNCINRLG; this is encoded by the coding sequence ATGAGTGAAGTAGCCACCCGTTTTGCGCCCGGCGTTGTCACGGGCGATCAAGTCTCTGAGATCTTTCGCCACGCGAACGAAAACGATTACGCCCTTCCGGCAGTCAACGTAGTAGGCACCAGCTCGGTCAACGCCGTATTGGAAACCGCGAAGGCCGTAAACTCGCCGGTGATCATCCAGTTCTCAAACGGGGGTGGCATCTTTTACGCGGGCAAAGCCCTGTCGAACGAAGGCCAGAAAGCGGCTATTGCCGGGTCGATCTCGGGTGCCCTGCACGTGCATCAGATGGCCGCTCTGTACGGCGTGCCCGTGATCCTGCATACCGACCACTGCGCCAAGAAACTCCTGCCCTGGATCGACGGCCTGCTCGACGCCTCAGAAAAGCACTTCGACCAGACGGGCAAGCCCCTGTACTCGTCGCACATGCTCGACCTGTCGGAAGAGCCGATCGAAGAAAACATCGAAATCTCATGCAAATACTTCGAGCGGATGGCCAAAATGGGCATGACGCTTGAGATTGAGCTGGGCGTAACCGGCGGCGAAGAAGACGGCGTTGACAACTCAGACGTTGACGACTCAAAACTCTACACGCAGCCCTCGGAAGTAGCCTACGCCTACGAGCACCTGAGCAAGATTTCGCCCAACTTCACCATTGCGGCGGCTTTCGGTAACGTGCACGGCGTTTACAAGCCGGGCAACGTAAAACTGTCGCCTATCATCCTGAAAAATTCGCAGGACTACATTCAGCAGAACTTCGGAACGGGCCCGCTGCCGGTGAACTTCGTATTCCACGGTGGGTCAGGCTCAAGCCGCGAGGAAATCCGCGAGGCCATCCAGTACGGTGCCATCAAGATGAACATCGATACCGACATGCAGTGGTCGACCTGGGAGGGTGTGCTGAACTACTACAAGGCGAAAGAAGGCTACCTGCAAAGCCAGCTCGGCAACCCTGAAGGAGCCGACTCGCCCAACAAAAAATACTACGACCCCCGCGTATGGCTGCGCAAAGGCGAAGAGAGCATGGTTGCCCGCCTGAAAACAGCCTTCGAAGACCTCAACTGCATCAACCGGCTGGGGTAA
- a CDS encoding aspartate aminotransferase family protein, translating into MTHRQLFFQHLAQTSDFPLALEIDRAEGVFLYDTAGARYIDLISGIGVSNVGHRHPAVLAAVQAQLDKYMHLMVYGEYVQGPQAQLAHALIESLEGATTPYGPISNVYFTNSGTEAVEGAMKVAKRFTGRTELIACHNAYHGSTQGALSLSGDENFKRNYRPLLPDVRHIGHGNHDELAQITARTAAVIMEVVQGEAGVRVPDPAYLRAVQVRCHEVGALLIFDEIQTGFGRTGTFWAFQGFHHSLDPAGPIVPDILLSAKGMGGGMPIGAFMAPEPIMAVFKNNPILGHITTFGGHPVSCAASLATLQTIRNERLYADAQRKGDLIRSLLVHPTIRQVRGKGLMMAVEFESFAVLKPIIDRAMGLIAGRPSADQTHVITDWFLFCDNSMRIAPPLTITDDEIRLACELLMGSLDSQL; encoded by the coding sequence GTGACACATCGACAACTGTTTTTTCAACACCTCGCCCAAACGTCTGACTTCCCGCTGGCGCTGGAAATCGACCGGGCGGAAGGCGTTTTTTTATACGACACGGCGGGCGCACGCTACATCGACCTGATCTCGGGTATCGGCGTCAGCAACGTGGGGCACCGGCACCCGGCGGTGCTGGCGGCGGTGCAGGCACAACTCGACAAATACATGCACCTGATGGTCTATGGCGAGTATGTGCAGGGGCCGCAGGCGCAGCTTGCCCATGCCCTCATCGAAAGCCTCGAGGGTGCCACCACGCCCTACGGCCCTATCAGTAACGTGTACTTCACCAATTCGGGCACCGAGGCGGTAGAAGGAGCGATGAAAGTGGCTAAGCGGTTCACAGGTCGTACCGAATTGATCGCCTGCCATAACGCCTACCACGGCTCCACGCAGGGTGCCCTGTCGCTCAGCGGCGATGAGAACTTCAAGCGGAACTACCGCCCGTTGCTACCCGACGTGCGCCACATAGGGCATGGTAACCACGATGAACTGGCGCAGATTACAGCCCGTACGGCGGCGGTGATTATGGAAGTGGTGCAGGGCGAGGCCGGCGTACGCGTGCCGGACCCGGCTTACCTACGAGCCGTGCAGGTACGTTGCCACGAGGTGGGGGCGCTGTTGATTTTTGACGAAATTCAGACGGGGTTTGGTCGTACAGGTACGTTCTGGGCGTTTCAGGGCTTTCACCATAGCCTCGACCCGGCGGGGCCTATTGTGCCCGACATCCTGCTAAGCGCCAAAGGCATGGGCGGTGGGATGCCCATCGGCGCGTTTATGGCTCCGGAGCCAATAATGGCTGTGTTTAAGAATAATCCGATTCTGGGCCACATCACTACGTTTGGTGGGCACCCGGTTTCATGCGCGGCTTCGCTGGCAACGCTCCAGACTATACGTAACGAACGCCTCTACGCCGACGCCCAGCGGAAAGGCGACCTGATCCGGTCGTTGCTGGTGCACCCGACCATCCGGCAGGTACGTGGTAAAGGGCTGATGATGGCCGTCGAATTCGAGTCGTTTGCCGTGCTGAAGCCCATCATCGATCGGGCGATGGGCCTTATAGCCGGCCGACCATCGGCCGATCAGACACACGTAATTACCGACTGGTTTCTATTCTGCGACAATTCCATGCGCATAGCGCCCCCACTCACTATTACCGACGACGAAATTCGGCTGGCCTGCGAGCTGTTAATGGGTAGTCTGGATAGTCAGTTATAA